One region of Quercus lobata isolate SW786 chromosome 2, ValleyOak3.0 Primary Assembly, whole genome shotgun sequence genomic DNA includes:
- the LOC115975347 gene encoding hydroxyproline O-galactosyltransferase HPGT1-like isoform X2: MHSRASQNRLSTPSRISVLLLAMFATMAAVYVAGRLWQDAENRVYLIQELDKRTGQGQSAISVDDTLKVITCREQQKKLSELEMDLAAATQEGFVPKHLSKNDGTRSKKKLLAVIGIITTFGRKKNRDAIRKAWMPTGAAVEKLADEKGIIVRFVIGRSANHGDSLDREIDNENRHTNDFIILDGQVEAPGESPKKMKSFFIHAVENWDAEFYAKVNDDVYVNIDALGAMLTIHMDKPRVYIGCMKSGEVFSEQSHKWYEPEWWKFGDKKSYFRHASGEMYVMSRALAQFISINKSILRTYAHDDVSTGSWFIGLDVKHINEVKFCCSSSFSGAICAAV, encoded by the exons ATGCATAGCCGCGCATCGCAGAACCGGCTATCTACTCCGTCTCGGATTTCGGTTCTCTTGCTCGCCATGTTCGCAACCATGGCCGCAGTTTACGTCGCTGGCcg GCTATGGCAGGATGCTGAGAATAGAGTTTATTTGATCCAAGAGCTCGATAAACGAACTGGCCAg GGTCAATCTGCCATTTCTGTTGATGATACGTTAAAAGTTATAACGTGCAG gGAGCAACAAAAGAAGTTGTCGGAGCTTGAGATGGACCTCGCTGCAGCCACACAGGAAGGCTTTGTTCCAAAGCACTTGTCAAAAAATGACGGGACTCGTTCTAAGAAAAAGCTTTTAGCTGTCATAGGAATTATTACAACATTTGGGcgaaagaaaaatagagatgctATTCGCAAGGCATGGATGCCAACTG GTGCAGCTGTAGAAAAACTGGCTGATGAAAAGGGCATCATTGTACGATTTGTCATAGGAAGAAG TGCAAATCATGGAGACAGTTTGGACAGAGAAATTGACAATGAAAATAGGCACACCAATGATTTCATCATTCTT GATGGTCAAGTGGAGGCACCTGGGGAGTCTCCAAAAAAGatgaaatcattttttattcatgCAGTAGAGAATTGGGATGCTGAGTTTTATGCTAAGGTCAATGATGATGTCTATGTTAACATAG ATGCCCTGGGAGCAATGCTAACTATTCATATGGATAAGCCTCGTGTTTATATTGGGTGTATGAAATCAGGCGAAGTTTTTTCAGAACA GTCCCACAAGTGGTATGAACCAGAATGGTGGAAATTTGGGGATAAAAAATC ATATTTCCGACATGCTTCAGGGGAGATGTATGTCATGTCAAGAGCACTGGCTCAGTTCATATCAATAAACAA ATCTATTCTTCGTACATATGCCCATGATGATGTTAGCACTGGATCATGGTTTATTGGGCTTGATGTGAAGCACATTAATGAAGTAAAGTTTTGCTGCTCCTCCTCGTtctcag GGGCAATTTGTGCAGCTGTGTGA
- the LOC115975347 gene encoding hydroxyproline O-galactosyltransferase HPGT1-like isoform X1, translated as MHSRASQNRLSTPSRISVLLLAMFATMAAVYVAGRLWQDAENRVYLIQELDKRTGQGQSAISVDDTLKVITCREQQKKLSELEMDLAAATQEGFVPKHLSKNDGTRSKKKLLAVIGIITTFGRKKNRDAIRKAWMPTGAAVEKLADEKGIIVRFVIGRSANHGDSLDREIDNENRHTNDFIILDGQVEAPGESPKKMKSFFIHAVENWDAEFYAKVNDDVYVNIDALGAMLTIHMDKPRVYIGCMKSGEVFSEQSHKWYEPEWWKFGDKKSYFRHASGEMYVMSRALAQFISINKSILRTYAHDDVSTGSWFIGLDVKHINEVKFCCSSSFSVFPPTSQGQFVQLCELSCLQ; from the exons ATGCATAGCCGCGCATCGCAGAACCGGCTATCTACTCCGTCTCGGATTTCGGTTCTCTTGCTCGCCATGTTCGCAACCATGGCCGCAGTTTACGTCGCTGGCcg GCTATGGCAGGATGCTGAGAATAGAGTTTATTTGATCCAAGAGCTCGATAAACGAACTGGCCAg GGTCAATCTGCCATTTCTGTTGATGATACGTTAAAAGTTATAACGTGCAG gGAGCAACAAAAGAAGTTGTCGGAGCTTGAGATGGACCTCGCTGCAGCCACACAGGAAGGCTTTGTTCCAAAGCACTTGTCAAAAAATGACGGGACTCGTTCTAAGAAAAAGCTTTTAGCTGTCATAGGAATTATTACAACATTTGGGcgaaagaaaaatagagatgctATTCGCAAGGCATGGATGCCAACTG GTGCAGCTGTAGAAAAACTGGCTGATGAAAAGGGCATCATTGTACGATTTGTCATAGGAAGAAG TGCAAATCATGGAGACAGTTTGGACAGAGAAATTGACAATGAAAATAGGCACACCAATGATTTCATCATTCTT GATGGTCAAGTGGAGGCACCTGGGGAGTCTCCAAAAAAGatgaaatcattttttattcatgCAGTAGAGAATTGGGATGCTGAGTTTTATGCTAAGGTCAATGATGATGTCTATGTTAACATAG ATGCCCTGGGAGCAATGCTAACTATTCATATGGATAAGCCTCGTGTTTATATTGGGTGTATGAAATCAGGCGAAGTTTTTTCAGAACA GTCCCACAAGTGGTATGAACCAGAATGGTGGAAATTTGGGGATAAAAAATC ATATTTCCGACATGCTTCAGGGGAGATGTATGTCATGTCAAGAGCACTGGCTCAGTTCATATCAATAAACAA ATCTATTCTTCGTACATATGCCCATGATGATGTTAGCACTGGATCATGGTTTATTGGGCTTGATGTGAAGCACATTAATGAAGTAAAGTTTTGCTGCTCCTCCTCGTtctcag TTTTTCCCCCCACATCTCAGGGGCAATTTGTGCAGCTGTGTGAGTTGAGTTGCCTCCAATGa